The proteins below come from a single Danio aesculapii chromosome 25, fDanAes4.1, whole genome shotgun sequence genomic window:
- the sh3gl3b gene encoding endophilin-A3b isoform X1 yields MSVAGFKKQFHKASQLLKEKINGVEGTKLDEEFLSMERKTEITHKLILDIVPKTIGYLQPNPAYRAKLSMLSTVSRIRGHVKAVGYPQTEGILGDCMLQYGSELGAESGFGFALLEMGEALKQVAQARDCMDVRVKRAFIDPLQSLQHKELKEIGFHLRKLEGRRLDFDYKKRRKGKIADSEIKKAFEKFEESKEMAERCMFNLLERDVQRMQHLSGLLEAVIDYHRQSSQILENLRSNLQTKIRDTSNKPKREFASKSVASTVCYTDIYGFSTCSSGQSSDTEITEALSEKYAPVVVHHPDQVTIKTPTTDKPASINDRAPPLDQPCCRALYSFQAENQGELGFKEGDIIILTSHIDENWYEGMIRGQSGLFPMNYVKVLVPLPQ; encoded by the exons ATGTCAGTGGCCGGGTTTAAGAAACAGTTTCACAAAGCTAGTCAG TTGCTAAAAGAAAAGATCAATGGCGTTGAAGGAACAAAACTGGATGAGGAGTTCCTCAGCATGGAAagg AAAACTGAAATTACCCACAAACTCATTCTTGATATTGTTCCAAAAACGATTGGATATCTTCAGCCGAACCCAG CTTACAGGGCAAAGCTCAGCATGCTCAGCACGGTGTCCAGAATCCGTGGACATGTAAAGGCAGTGGGTTACCCTCAGACAGAGGGCATTCTGGGAGACTGCATGCTGCAATACGGCAGTGAGCTCGGAGCTGAGTCTGGCTTTG GTTTTGCTCTGCTTGAAATGGGAGAGGCATTGAAACAAGTCGCCCAGGCCAGAGATTGTATGGACGTCCGAGTGAAACGAGCCTTCATTGATCCTCTGCAATCCCTGCAACATAAAGAACTGAAGGAAATTGGG TTTCATTTGAGAAAACTTGAAGGTCGGCGTCTGGATTTTGATTACAAGAAGAGACGTAAAGGAAAGATTGCAGACTCTGAAATTAAGAAAGCGTTCGAGAAGTTTGAAGAATCCAAAGAAATGGCTGAAAGATGCATGTTCAATCTCCTAGAGAGAGAT GTCCAGCGGATGCAACACCTCTCAGGTCTTTTAGAAGCAGTAATAGACTATCACCGCCAGTCAAGTCAGATTCTGGAAAACCTCAGGAGTAATTTACAGACCAA GATAAGAGACACAAGCAATAAGCCCAAAAGGGAATTTGCATCTAAATCAGTTGCGAGCACAGTGTGCTATACGGATATTTATGGATTTTCCACATGCTCATCCGGACAGTCATCAG ATACTGAAATTACTGAAGCTTTGAGTGAGAAAT ATGCTCCAGTTGTGGTTCACCATCCTGATCAAGTCACCATTAAAACTCCAACAACAGACAAACCAGCAAGCATCA ATGATAGGGCTCCCCCCCTGGATCAGCCCTGCTGTCGGGCACTGTACAGTTTCCAGGCAGAAAACCAGGGCGAGCTGGGCTTTAAAGAGGGCGACATCATCATTCTGACCAGCCATATAGATGAGAACTGGTATGAAGGGATGATCAGAGGCCAGTCTGGCTTATTTCCCATGAACTACGTCAAAGTCCTTGTACCTCTGCCACAGTGA
- the sh3gl3b gene encoding endophilin-A3b isoform X2, with translation MSVAGFKKQFHKASQLLKEKINGVEGTKLDEEFLSMERKTEITHKLILDIVPKTIGYLQPNPAYRAKLSMLSTVSRIRGHVKAVGYPQTEGILGDCMLQYGSELGAESGFGFALLEMGEALKQVAQARDCMDVRVKRAFIDPLQSLQHKELKEIGFHLRKLEGRRLDFDYKKRRKGKIADSEIKKAFEKFEESKEMAERCMFNLLERDVQRMQHLSGLLEAVIDYHRQSSQILENLRSNLQTKIRDTSNKPKREFASKSVASTVCYTDIYGFSTCSSGQSSDAPVVVHHPDQVTIKTPTTDKPASINDRAPPLDQPCCRALYSFQAENQGELGFKEGDIIILTSHIDENWYEGMIRGQSGLFPMNYVKVLVPLPQ, from the exons ATGTCAGTGGCCGGGTTTAAGAAACAGTTTCACAAAGCTAGTCAG TTGCTAAAAGAAAAGATCAATGGCGTTGAAGGAACAAAACTGGATGAGGAGTTCCTCAGCATGGAAagg AAAACTGAAATTACCCACAAACTCATTCTTGATATTGTTCCAAAAACGATTGGATATCTTCAGCCGAACCCAG CTTACAGGGCAAAGCTCAGCATGCTCAGCACGGTGTCCAGAATCCGTGGACATGTAAAGGCAGTGGGTTACCCTCAGACAGAGGGCATTCTGGGAGACTGCATGCTGCAATACGGCAGTGAGCTCGGAGCTGAGTCTGGCTTTG GTTTTGCTCTGCTTGAAATGGGAGAGGCATTGAAACAAGTCGCCCAGGCCAGAGATTGTATGGACGTCCGAGTGAAACGAGCCTTCATTGATCCTCTGCAATCCCTGCAACATAAAGAACTGAAGGAAATTGGG TTTCATTTGAGAAAACTTGAAGGTCGGCGTCTGGATTTTGATTACAAGAAGAGACGTAAAGGAAAGATTGCAGACTCTGAAATTAAGAAAGCGTTCGAGAAGTTTGAAGAATCCAAAGAAATGGCTGAAAGATGCATGTTCAATCTCCTAGAGAGAGAT GTCCAGCGGATGCAACACCTCTCAGGTCTTTTAGAAGCAGTAATAGACTATCACCGCCAGTCAAGTCAGATTCTGGAAAACCTCAGGAGTAATTTACAGACCAA GATAAGAGACACAAGCAATAAGCCCAAAAGGGAATTTGCATCTAAATCAGTTGCGAGCACAGTGTGCTATACGGATATTTATGGATTTTCCACATGCTCATCCGGACAGTCATCAG ATGCTCCAGTTGTGGTTCACCATCCTGATCAAGTCACCATTAAAACTCCAACAACAGACAAACCAGCAAGCATCA ATGATAGGGCTCCCCCCCTGGATCAGCCCTGCTGTCGGGCACTGTACAGTTTCCAGGCAGAAAACCAGGGCGAGCTGGGCTTTAAAGAGGGCGACATCATCATTCTGACCAGCCATATAGATGAGAACTGGTATGAAGGGATGATCAGAGGCCAGTCTGGCTTATTTCCCATGAACTACGTCAAAGTCCTTGTACCTCTGCCACAGTGA